A genomic region of Conger conger chromosome 6, fConCon1.1, whole genome shotgun sequence contains the following coding sequences:
- the wu:fa25f02 gene encoding uncharacterized protein wu:fa25f02: protein MTWCRLAATAALLLLLVVPCLSSHTGESPNLLANMTQSNRSICASACEVTARCNLSVFDEVKKMCYFVKCPSDAACQNVSVEELRSETGGHVEPDPEPDPEPDPDPEPDPEPDPEPGPGPDPEPDPEPDPEKPKLSMSPNASLPVASLDLLPQEHQSNLSLPIPLNGSNTDVALDKGTKNITSLQIGTPVNSSSDDLTQGSTHVNISTATAVSPSQLTSEVSPTNLTTITTKPATTMTIMNTNKSATAAVTQTTQISQNKTSATKLTTTNPTKPTTTTAGTTAAATTTTTSLSTSTTIKTTSTTTISKTPPATTSTKAMVTEMPSLTTVNIPGTPASSKSTPVTTPPRTTPGKEGGNANKAILDVDAGPLTRQLMDTSSLLAVLLFGLIFFLVTIALFLTQAYDSYKKRDYTQVDYLINGMYSDSGV from the exons ATGACGTGGTGCAGGCTTGCTGCCACGGCCGCCCTGCTGCTACTGCTTGTGGTGCCCTGCCTCTCCAGTCATACTGGGGAGTCTCCCAACCTTCTGGCCAACATGACCCAGAGCAATCGCTCTATATGTGCCTCTGCAT GTGAAGTCACTGCACGCTGTAATTTGTCAGTCTTTGATGAAGTGAAGAAAATGTGCTATTTTGTTAAGTGTCCCAGTGACGCTGCCTGCCAAAATGTATCTGTGGAAGAGCTCCGAAGCG aaaCTGGTGGTCATGTTGAACCTGACCCTGAACCTGACCCTGaacctgaccctgaccctgaaccTGACCCTGAACCTGACCCTGAACCTGGCCCTGGACCTGACCCTGAACCTGACCCTGAACCGGACCCTGAAAAACCAAAATTATCCATGTCTCCAAATGCTTCTCTTCCTGTTGCCAGTCTTGACTTGTTGCCCCAAGAGCACCAGTCAAACTTGTCATTACCCATCCCACTGAACGGCAGCAACACTGACGTAGCACTTGACAAGGGTACAAAGAATATCACTTCACTGCAAATTGGCACGCCAGTCAACTCATCCAGTGATGACTTGACACAGGGAAGCACACATGTAAACATCTCCACAGCTACAGCTGTTAGTCCATCTCAACTCACAAGTGAGGTCAGTCCCACAAACCTCACTACCATTACCACCAAACCTGCTACAACCATGACTATAATGAATACAAACAAGTCGGCGACTGCAGCAGTTACACAAACGACCCAAATCTCGCAGAATAAAACCTCTGCAACAAAGCTGACGACCACAAATCCAACAAAACCAACAACCACAACTGCAGGAACAACCGCAGCGGCAACAACTACAACCACATCACTGTCAACCTCCACAACCATCAAGACAACCTCAACAACCACCATCTCCAAAACACCACCAGCTACCACCTCAACAAAGGCTATGGTCACGGAGATGCCATCGCTGACCACAGTGAATATCCCTGGGACCCCTGCCTCCTCAAAGAGTACCCCTGTCACCACCCCACCTAGGACTACTCCCGGGAAGGAGGGTGGaaatgccaataaagccattcTCGATGTCGATGCTGGTCCACTGACCAGGCAGCTGATGGACACCAGCTCATTACTGGCCGTCCTCCTGTTCGGCCTGATCTTCTTCCTCGTCACCATAGCCCTTTTCCTCACGCAAGCCTATGACAGCTACAAGAAGAGGGACTATACTCAAGTGGACTACCTAATCAATGGAATGTATTCTGATTCAGGTGTCTGA